The sequence CGCCAACTTTTTATCCGGCATCATAGTTGCTCTATGTAATGGCAATGCCGGACAAGGGAACCGTCTTTTCAACACAGAACAAAGGGGCACATCTTGAATAAATTAAAACAGAACAGACAGTGGCTGAAAAGAGCAATTTTTCTTAATATGACTTTTTTCCCCATGATCCCTTTTATTATTGCTTTGGGGATCAGCTTCTATTTCTTTTCTTCCGCCCTGGATAAATCCACCCAGGCCAGCCTTGAAAGAATTTTGACCGACCACCGTAAAATGATTGAATCCTTCCTGCTCGAAAGGAAATCCGACCTTGAATTAATCACACGGGCATACACCTTTGAAGACATCATGGCCGAAAAGGCCATCACCACCATCTGCCAGAGCCTTCAAAAACGTTCTCCCGCCTTTGTTGATTTGGGACTGTTTGACGACACAGGCAATCACTTAAAATATTCCGGCTCCTTTGCCCTGGCAGGGAAAAGCTATACCCAGGAGCCCTGGTTCCAAAAAACCATGCTCCGGGGTTTCTACATCAGTGATATTTTCCTCGGGTATCGCAATATCCCGCATTTTGTTGTGGCAGTACGCAAAACAGAAAACAACCAAACCTGGGTGCTGCGCGCCACCATTGACACCGTGTTCTTTGACTCCATGGTATCCGGGGTGCGCATTGGCAAAACAGGTGAAGCATACATTTTAAATAACGAGGGAGTTGCCCAGACCGCACGACGTTCCGGGGATATCGCCCTTCTTGATAAAGATCCGGCCTTTGGGTGGATGAACGAACAGTTTTCCTCCAGCCAGCAAACCTTCCAGCTTTCACCCAAAGGCCAACCCTTTTTATATGCAGTATCCAAACTGGCCAATAAATCCTGGTATCTGGTGGTTCGCCAGGAGAAACAAGATGCCTACAAAGCACTTTACTCTGCGATCTTGATCTGTGTAATCATCGCCATTTTAGGCCTGGCAGCCCTGGTGGTCCTGGCCTATTTCACCTCTGAGACCATCTGCCGGCGCATGGACCGTCTAGACGAGGAAAAAGAACAGCTGGGCAGCCAGTTGATCCGGGCCGTGCAACTGGCGGAAATCGGAGAAATGGCCGCAGGCTTTGCCCACGAAATCAACAATCCCTTACAGATCATCAAAAGTGAATATGCCCTAATTAAAATCCTTATGGAAGAACTGTACCCGGGCAAAGAGGATAAGGATAATTCTCCCGATCCCAAGACCCTCAATGATATCCGGGAAAGTGTGGACCAGATTCATAAACAGGTGGAACGTTGCCATGAGATTACCTCCGCCATCTTAAAGTTTGGTAGAAAAAAAGAAGTCAAGCACACCACCCTGGACCCGGGTACAGTTATTCCTGAAATTCTTAAGCTGGTTGAAAACTCCGCACGTACCAGCGGCGTAGAGATCACCACCCGGATTGAAGAAAAAATACCCAATTTCATGGGCGACCCCGGACGATTCCAGCAGGTCATGCTCAATCTAGTCAATAACGCCATACATGCCGTTACCAGCCGACATGGCGCCAACGGCGGCAAAATTGAGATCAATGCAGCCCAGACCCGGGACGATGAAGGACGGGCCATGGTTGACATTCAGGTTAATGACAATGGGTGCGGCATAGCGCCTGAACATATGGATAAAATTTTTTCACCCTTTTTTACAACAAAAGCCGTTGGCAGAGGAACCGGTCTGGGACTTTCGGTATGTTTCGGAATCATCGAAAGCTTTGGCGGCACCATGTCCGTGGACAGCCGACTCAACGAAGGAACCGTGTTTTCCATCCAGCTTCCGGCGCATGAAAACCAACCGTCTTAAAGGAGGACAACCTAATGGAAAAGATGAAACTGTTATTGGTAGATGATGAAACCCGCTACCTTGAGACCACCAGCAAACTCATTGAAAGAAAGGGTTACGACGTATGGACAGCCCCAAGCGGAGAAGAAGCCCTTAAAATCCTGGCGGCCCACAATATCCATGTGGTGGTCCTGGATGTGAAGATGCCCGGGATGGACGGCAATGAGACCCTTAAACATATCAAAGATTTATACCCCTTAACTGAAGTGATCATGCTCACCGGCCATGCCACGGTGGACTCAGCCATAGACGGACTGAAATCAGGTGCCTGGGACTATCTGATGAAGCCTGCGGATATTGAAGATATCATTGAAAAAGCAGAGCTGGCGTTCCAGAACCGTATGAACCAGGAAGAAAAAATTCGTTCTGCCCAGGCCAAACAATATCTGAAATCCCCCCGAGAAATTCTCAAAGAAGGGGACGAGTAAACCTGAACATAAGGAGTAAATTGAATGAAACAAGAAAAGAAAAAAGTCACCGGGTATGACAAATACATCGACTGGAAGATCTTTATCGTTCCTGTGGTCCTGTTCTTTGCTGTGCTTTTTATGCCCACCCCGTACGGCATGAAGGATGTGGGCATGGAATACACCATTGCTCCCCAAAAAGTGGTTTCCTATATCACAAAGGAGCTTTTTTCCGTCAAAAGTGAAGAAGCTGATCAATGGCAGTTGCTTACCGCCCAGATCATGGAACAAAACATGCGTATCGGCGCGCTGAGCAAAGAAAGATTTTTAGACCGGGATGCCAAGTGGTGTAAAAAATATAAGATTCCGTCCCAGAAAGCAAATCTTGAAAAAGCACAGGCGTATGTCAAAGACAGCGTCAACGATACTGATTTCAAATCCTTGATGGCCAATGCACTGGAATTGCGGAAAAACGGGCTTAAATATGAAGACCTCAAAGACAAGGACAAGGCAAATGCAGACAAAGGCGCATGGCAGATCAAGGTATCCATTGCCATGGGGATCTTTGTAGTCCTCTGTTTCTTAACCGAGTGCATTCCGTTGCCAGCCGTGGCCTTCTGTATCGGCCTGATCCTGGTGTTCACCGGTGTCATCAGCCGTCAGCAGGTAGCCATGCTCTACTGGTCCGACGCCTGCTGGTTCATCATGGGTTCATTGATGTTTGCGGCCGCCTTTGTAAAAACCGGGGTGGACAAACGGGTGTGCATGATGATGTTTAAACGCTTGGCCGTGCCCAATCCCAAATGGATCACCCTGATCTTCTTTTTAATCATCACACCCTTGGCAGCCTTTATTTCAGACCATGCCCTGGCAGCCATGTTCCTGCCCATTGGTATGTTGCTCTACCAGAACAGCCTGACCGATGACGTGCCTGAAGACAAAGAGCTTGCCAAACTGCTGATGATCTCCATTGCCATGGCCTGTAACATCGGTGGTCCGGGCGCGCCTTCCGGCGGTGCCAGAAACGTTATCATGATGACCTATCTGACCGACATGTTCGGCCTTGATATCGGTTATTTCCAATGGGTTACCTATTGTTTCCCCTTTCTCATCGCCATGATTCCGGTTTCCTGGTTCATCATCAACATACGTTTCAGGCCTAAAACCGTTACCCTGGCACCTGCCATGGACCACCTGCGCCGTGAAATCGACCGCATGGGCGCCTGGAACAAGCAGCAGATCTGGGCACTGATCATCTTCCTTGTCATGGTGTTCGGCTGGTTCACGGAAAAAGCCTTTTACAATATAGGGATCTACCCCATTCGCCTGGGTATCGGCGTGATTGCCGTGGCCGGCGCCATCGCTTACATCCTGGCCGGCGTAGTCAACTGGCGCGACTACCAGGACCGTGTGGACTGGGGTGTTGTCTGGCTCTATGCCGGGGCCATCATATTCGGCCGGACCCTGGATTCAACGGGCGCGGCATACTGGCTGGCCCGGTCCGCCATTGAATTTTTGTCCAATTTCGGTATGGATTCAGGCCTGCCCCTGATGGCCGTGTCCAACGGTCTGACCTCTATTTTGACCAACCTCATGGCTGACGGCCCTGCAGCGGCATCCGTAGGCCCCATCACCCTGAACATGGCCGGCATGGTCCACCCGGGCAGCTCCTATCTGCCTTTCATGGCCATGGCCACAGCAATGGCGTCATCCTTTGCCTACTGCCTGATCATCGGCACGCCCCCCAACGCCATTGTATATGCCAGCGGTTACCTGGAACCTAAAGATTACCTGAGAGCCGGTATACCTTTGTTCTTTTTTGCCAACGTAATACTGCTGCTGCTCACCGGTGTTTACTGGACCGTTAGAGGATTCGGCACCTTGCCCGGATTCTGATAGAAAATTTACGGAGGACAAGATGACACAGATATCAAAAAAACCAAACTCACAAACAACCAGAACCAGAACTTACTTTTCAAAAGAGACAGAACGACGGGTGTTTTTCTACATGACACTGATCATGCTTGCCGCAGGGGTTATAAGCAAGCTCTTTTAAACAGCCATGGGCTGACCGGGCCTATCAATACCCAGGATCAACCCACAACGAAAGTTGAAAGATCGTAGATAGTTACCCAGACTCTACCATAAAAAAATAGGCTATGGAGGACAGTCCAGTGAAAAGCCTGCCAGAACACGCCTTTTCACCTAAGGAGGAGAACATGAATACACCAGGGGCACTTTCGGCATTGAAATTTTACAACCAGGGTGTAATCCGGCTGCTTATCGAACCGGTCCTGTTTTTTGCAGATCTGCCCGGGGTCCATACCGCGGGAAGGGCTTTGGGATTTACAGCCCTGTGTGCCGGGTTTTATGCCGGTGCCGGCCTGCTGACAGGCCCTGGTCCCCAATCCCCTGTGGTTATGGCATTGATCTATTTTATCAATGCGGCGGGTATGGTGCTCATCAGTTCCGTTACAGGCTTTTGCACCATGGTGATGATCTGCGGCAAAAAACAGGATTTTTCCCTGGTGTTCGGGCTTTATGCCTATGCTTCCGGGATCACCATGCTCATCTCATGGCTGCCCTTCATGCTCTGGTTTACGGAGCCGTGGAAATACTGGTTGGTCTATACCGGGTTTCGGCAAAGCTGCGGCATGTCCAAAGCCCGGGCGATCACCGTCCTTTTGATATCTGTACCTGTCCAGTGGTGCCTGATTTATTCGGCCATAACAGCGTTTACCGGCCGTGTGTAACAATCTTTTAAATAGGAGCAATATAAAATGAAACAACCCATAAAAGTCTTAATGGTTGATGATGAAAAACGGTTCAGGGAAACTACGCGCAAAATTCTGGAACGTAACGGGTTTCAGACCATTCTTGCCGAAAACGGCGAAAAAGCGTTGCAATGCCTTGACCAGTCGCCGGATGTAGCCATTCTGGACATCCGCATGCCCGGCATGGACGGACACGAGGTTCTCGAAAAAATGATTAAATTAGAACCCGATTTGCCGGTCATCATGCTCACGGGCCATGGGGATAAGGATTCGGCGGAACAGTCCCTGGTATTAGGTGCCTTTGACTACCTGGCAAAACCTTGTGACATTGATCTGTTGTCCGATAAAATCCGGGAAGCCTGCCGGAGTAAGCAACAGACGGGGAAACCCGAAGAGGATCTGGTATGTTCGGCAATGATTCCGATAAGTGCCTATACCACTATTAGCGAGGACGCCACCATTGCCGAATCCGTCCAGGAACTTAAAGCCTCTTTTGTAACGCTGCCCACCTCGGACCTGATCATGGAAACCGGCCACAGGTCCATACTGGTCATGGACAAAACCGGGCAGATTCAAGGTATTCTCACCATCCGTGACCTGTTGGAACAAATTCTGCCCGGTTACCTGACCTCAAGCAAACCGGCCACGGCAGATTCCATCCAATTCTCCCCCATGTTCTGGCGGGGGATGTTCACAAGCGCCGTAGAACAGATCCGAACCTTGACCATCAGTGAAATTATGTCCCCGGTCCCCATATCCATTGATTGGGAATCCACCCTGATGGAAGCAGCCTGGATCATGGTGGACCAAAACCAGCGCCGTCTGATTGTCACCGAAAACGGCAAACCCACAGGAGTGATCCGGGAGCAGGACCTGTTTTTTGAAATGGGAAAACACCTGATTCCCCCAAGATTAAGGAGCAATTGATGACTGACATCAAAACAATTATGGCCTGCATTGACCTGTCCGATTATTCGCCGATGACCCTGGGCTATGCCCTGGATCTGGCGGAACAGGGAGATCTCAAGGTCACCATTTGTTCAATTGTTCCCCTAAGGGATGTCAATCCGGCGTTCATGGCCGGGATGATGTACCCCTGCCGGGAAGATACAAAGGAATATCTGGATGCCCTTAAAAAAAACAGAATAGATCAAATCAACAAACTGATCATGGAACGATTTGCAAAATTTTCCAACGAAACGGACATCCGCATCACAACAGGATATCCGGCAGACGGTATTATCGAAATGGTTGACAAGATCGGCCCGGACCTTGTTGTCATGGCAAATAAGGGCCGGTCCAACCTGTCCAGGTTCATGTTCGGCAGTACGGCGGAATATGTATTCCGTCACACCCCAACCCCGTTGCTCAGCGTAAGGGACAAACATATTTTCAAACGCTCGTACTCAGGCAAAGCCGCCCCTGAAGCCACAAAGATCCGCACTGTTATGGCGGCGGTGGACTTTTCACCCTGGTCCCCGGCGATCCTGGCCCATGCCGGGTGGCTGGCTAAAATCACCGGGGCAAAACTGCATGCATACAACTGCATCAGTGCCAAGGAGATCTCCTGGGTAAAGTCCCACTATATTCCCGAAAACACGTTTGACCTGGAAGAATTTTTGCCGAAGGAAAAACAGCGGCGGCATGATCTTATGGCTGACCAGATAAAGGCGGCCGGGCTCAGCGACATTGACGGGCTTAATATTTCCATTGATTTGGGTGTCCCTTACGAACAGATTCTTTCCGCTTCCCAGGAGATGGGCGCCGATGTTCTGGTACTGGGCCCCAGAGGGCGCAGCCGTTCGGCCAGATTTACCCTGGGCAGCACCATAGAAAAAATCTTTCGTCACAGCCCGGTGCCCGTGCTTCGTTTAGGCCCGGATATCATCCATTAACAAAACATCCCGGGTTCGGCCCAAAAAACCTGCCCGGGATTTTACAAAGGAGGTTGCCATGTCAGACGAAAAAAAAATATTAGTGACCATAGACGGCTCAAAACGTTCAAAAAGGACCATTGACTATATATGCAGCTTTAAACCCTTTAGAGATAGGAAAATAACTTTATTTAACATAACAACACCCGTACCTGAAGCGTATTATGATCTGACCCGGGATGCCTTCAGCAATATTTCCGTATCCCAGGTAAAGGCCTGGGAAATGGGACAAAAAACAATTATAACCGAATTTCTCAAAGAGGCACGCCAAAAAATGATCGCCGCCGGCTATAAGGCGGACAATATCGACATCAAACTTGTCGACCAATCAAAGGGGGTTGCCAGGGGGATTCTGGAAGAGATCAAAAACAATGAATACCAGAGCCTTGTCATCCGGAGAAAAGGCCGTGATAACTCCATCCTCAGCGTGGCTATGGGTGGCGTGGCCGCCAAACTGGTGGAAAAAGCGGACTTTATTCCGTTGATCATTGCCGGAACCCGTGAAATCCGCCATTATCAATGCGTTGCGGTTGACGGTTCCCCTGGCGGTATGCGCGCCGTGCGTTACACAGCCGATATGATGGCCAACACCAACTGCCGAATTCTACTTTGTTCGATCATGCGAACAACCGTTACGGATTCTGCAACCCAAGGCAAGGATCCGTTTGCAGACCTGGCCCTTTGGGCCCACGACAAACTCAATAGTGCACTGTTCGAAGCAAAAGAGATCCTGACCCAGGCAGGCATCCCGGAAGACCGGATTGAAACCCGTATTGTCCAGGGCGCCCAGAGTCGGGCAGGCGCTTTGCTGGACACCGCCAGGGCCACACAATGCGACACAATTGTCATGGGGCGCAGGGGGATGTCGGATGTTGAAAGCTTCGATATGGGACGAATCCCCAGAAAAATTATTTACGCGTCCAGAAAATTCACGATTTGGCTGATTCCGTAACCCAGGGAGAGACAAGTGGGCACACAAAATCTATCCAGAATATTTAATCCCGGCGCCATTGCCGTAATCGGTTCCGGGGACGAACAGCATCGGGTGGGGCAAACCCTGATACGCAACCTCATTGATGGCGGATTTAAGGGGGCTGTCACGCCTGTCAATCCGGATCATGCCAAGACTCTGAATATGCCTGGCGCAAAACATATCAGTGATATTGAAGGCATTGTAGACCTGGCCGTGGTAACGACCCCCATCGACCAGGTCCCCCAAATCATTGAAGCATGCGCGCACAAAGGTGTTGCAGGGGCCGTGATTATCAGTGGCGGGGGGCGGGAAACAGGCGAAAAAGGCGCCAGGATGGAACAGCAGATTAAAGACGCTGCCGGGCAAAGTGACATGCGTATCATCGGCCCCAACTGCATGGGCATTGCCCACCCTCCGCTGAACTTGAATGCATCCCATATGCCGGGTTCACCGGCAAAGGGACGCGTTGCCTTTTTGTCCCAATCCGGATCCGTGTGCGCGTCGGTCATGGATCTGGCTGAAAAGGAACATATAGGGTTCAGCCATATCGTCAATTTAGGGTCCATGCTGGACGTTGATTTTGCCGATATGATCGACTATTTAGGCGAGCAGCGGGGCGTGGACAGCATCATCATGTACATGGAAAACATCACGCGGATCCGAAACTTTATGAGCGCAGCCCGGGCCGTCTCCCGCATCAAACCGATCATCTGCCTGAAATCCGGACGGTCGGCAGCCGGTGCCTGGGCGGCCTCTTTTCATACCGGAGCCCTTGCCGGAAAAGATGCGGTTTATGATATTGCCTTTGAACGGGCAGGCATCCTGAGGGTGAACACCTTTGAACAATTGTTTGACTTTACCCGGATTCTGGCAAGGCAGCAGCGTCCCACAGGCAGACGATTGGCCATTGTCACCAATGCAGGAGGTCCCGGTGTCATGGCGGTGGATGCCCTTTCATCTTTTGGTTTTGAACCCGCCGTGCTCAGCATCCAAACCATTGAAACCCTTGAGTCAACCCTTGAAAAACCATGGAGCAACACCAACCCTGTGGATGTGCAGGCAGATGCCTCTTGTACCCAGATTGCCAGGGCCGTTAACATTACGGCCCTGGCACCGGAGGTTGACGGTGTCCTTATGATCCATTCACCCGTGGACCATTTTGCCCCGGCTGACCTCGCCCAGATTATAGCAGACCAGATATCATCCCTGCCCAGCCCTGTATTTACCGCCTGGTTGGGCGGTACAAGCATGGACAGCGCTCGACATATTCTCAATGAAAAAGAGGGGTTGACCTATGATACACCAGAGAAAGCGGTCCAGGCGTTTGCGGGTCTGTACAGGCACAGCCGAAATATTGACATGCTCAACGAAATACCGGTCCGGCGCGACATCAAGCTGAAAATAAACCATGACCAGGCCGGATCAATTATAGAAACCCATCTGAAAAACGAACAATTCCTGTTAAATGGAAGTGAAGCCCAAACAGTTCTGAAGGCTTACGGTATACCTGTAAGCCAGACAGAACCTGCCGGGGATAACGTGCCGGCACCGGACTATGAACTTTATGTTGGTGCCGAACTTGATGCCCAGTTCGGGCCGGTCATTAAATTCGGCATAGGCGGTGCGATGTCTCAAATTTACCAGGACACGGCTGTCACCTTGCCGCCTTTAAATTCTATCCTGGCTGCCCGGACCATCAACGCAACAAAAATAGCCAAAGCGTTAAAAGGCCTCCTTGGGTTCAAAGCTGTTGACCAGGCGCTTGTGGAAACGCTTTTAATACGTGTAAGCAGACTGGTCACCGATTTTCCCCAAATTTGTGAACTGGAAATCAATCCGGTAGCGGTCACCGATGGGCAACTGATGGGGCTTAACGCAATTATTCACCTGGCCCCACCCCCGGCAGCCGCGCCGGACCACCTTATTATCAGCCCCTACCCGGCCTGGCAGGAACAGCTGTATACCACCCAGGAAAGTGAACAGGTACTGATCCGGCCGGTGAAGCCGGAAGATGCCGGCGCCATGCTGGCTTTTTTTGAACACTTATCAACCCAGACCATATATTTACGGTTTTTCACACCGCTGAAACAGTTGTCCAAACGCATGCTGATCCAACTGACCCAGATTGATTACGACCGGGAAGTTGCACTGGTCGCCTGGTTTCCGGCTCACAACGGGGAAAAAATTATCGGCACCGCCAGAATCATATTCACCGCCAACGGCACCGAGGGCGAATTTGCCATCATGCTGGCCGATTCCTGGCAGGGCAAAGGAATCGGGGCGGCACTCTTAAAATCCTGCCTGGCATTTTCCAAACGATACGGCCTGAAACGGGTATTTGGTGTGGTGCTGCGTGAAAACAGGCAAATGCTGCGCCTTGCCGACAAACTGGGATTTAAAAAAGTCGGTACCCCCGCCTCAAGTGAAATTGAACTCATTATTGATATCGAAAAGCTGGATCTTTACATGCTTTAAACATATAATTTTTCACCACGGACACGAAGCGCGCGAAGTTTAGGGATTAATATCTTCGTGCGTTTCGTGTTCTTCGTGGTAAATTAAATTTCAAAATTATCTGATCTAAAGATATTTTCCCATGCGCCCCCCTGATTTTATCATCTGCCCCCTTGCCCTGCTCTGAAAAGTGCTAATCATTTAAATAAGCTTAGGCTAAATAAAGAAGGCAGGGTAAAACGGTTTTCATTGCGGTACCCATCCTGCTGAGCATAAGGAGTGCACAAAATTGATATTAACAGGCGACAGCCAGCTTAAGAGAAAGGCACACACATATGAATCAGCTCAACACAGCAACCTTTGCCGGCGGGTGTTTCTGGTGCATCGCATCAGCATTTGATAATATAAAGGGAATTGAACAAGTCGTTTCCGGATACATGGGTGGGGATGTGGACAATCCCAGTTACGAACTTGTGTGCACCGGACAAACGGGCCATGCCGAAGTGGTCCAGGTGCGTTTTGACCCAAAAATCATTACATACCAAGACCTTTTGAAAATATTTTTCAGCCGGATTGACCCCACCGATGAAGGCGGATCTTTTTTGGACCGCGGCAGTCAGTACCGATCTGCCGTTTTCTATCATAACGAAGAACAAAAACAACTGGCCCTTGCGGTGATCCAGCAGATTGATAAGTCAAAGATGTTTGACAAGGCCGTTGTCACCCAGGTCCAGGAGGCGGTTGAATTTTTCCCCGCCGAAGAATACCATCAGGATTACCATAAAAAAAATGCCATCCAGTACAAATATTACAGCCTCGGATCAGGTCGACAGTCTTTTGTCAACCGGGTATGGAATGGAAAAAACCTGAAAGTTTTTAACCGAATTAGTCTGGAGAAAAGCCCCACAGGGCCGCAAACAGGACAAAAGAAACTGACGGCACCTATTCCGGATAATGAAACATTGAAAAAACAGCTTTCCCCCATCCAATACAAGGTCACCCGTGAAAATGCCACAGAACCCCCTTTTACAAACGAGTTCTGGGACAACGATCAGGAGGGCATTTATGTGGATGTGATCTCGGGAACACCTTTGTTCTCGTCAACAGATAAATTTGATTCCGGCTGCGGATGGCCCAGCTTTACCCAGCCCATCCAGGAGGAACAGATTATTGAAAAAGAGGATACTCTCCTTTTTGTGGAGCGCACGGAAGTTAGAAGCAAAACCACCGATGCCCATTTAGGCCACGTGTTTGACGATGGACCAGGCCCTAACGGCTTAAGATACTGCATTAATTCGGCCGCGTTGAAATTTATTCCCAGACAAGAACTTAAGCAGCATGGATACGAGGATTTGGAAAAACTGTTTTTGAAAGGAGCAATCCCCCAATAAAGTACCCCCCGCCATTTCGGGTGACATCGCAATAGTTCTTTACACGCTGTAAAAAAACGTGACAGGTGGCAGCCTTTTTGACCACCTGTCACGTTTTTTAAATTATTGTATCATTTCAAGCCATTAACTTCTATTTCCAGCACTTTTCTTCAGCTGGCATATATCTTGATATTTCTGTGTTCAAACACGTACGCCGGACGAAACGGCCTCACAGGAGCCATAGATATTATGAATGAACCCATTGCTGACAGAAAAGAATTTTATCAGGTACTGACCCGGAATATCAGAATTCGTATCCTGCTGGTTTCCATTATCCCCATGATGCTCACCGTAGGCATACTGTGCTGGCGGTTTCATCTGGCCTATTCCGAAAAGATCAGTGCCCATATCGGGGAACTGGTACTCAAACACACCCAGAATATCGATACATTTCTCAAAGAAAAGCTGGGAAATATCCGGTACCTGGCCCGGCAGTTGTCCACCACAGAACCCGATATGGCCCAGCAGTTTCTCACATCACAACTATCTGAACTAAAAGATGAATATGGAGATGTGTTTACGGATCTAGGCCTTGTGGATTCAGCCGGTATTCAGTTTGCTTATGAAGGCCCTTTTCGCCTTGTCAATGCCGATTACAGTGAGGCCACCTGGTTTTTAAAGGCCATGAACAGCCCATACTATATTTCCGATGTATTTGCAGGACTTCGCGGCCACCCCCATTTTATCCTGGCAGTCAAGCTGTCAGCCCAGGGCCGCACCTATATCCTAAGATCCACCATTAATTTTACAGCGTTTAACAGTTTAGTGGAAAACGTCCAGATCGGCAGGACAGGTACGGCATTTATTGTCAATGCCCAAGGCCGCCTCCAAACCCATCCCCGCTCGGGAACCATGGAAATCGTCCCTTCATTTATTGCGGACCCAGCCATTTTTAAAGATAAGCATTCACTCATCCTCAAGCATGAAAATGACAAAGGCAACACGTGTTTGTATGCCCTGGCTCTGTTCAAAACAGTGGATTGGCGCATGGTGTTCCGCCAGGATGCCGGAGATGCATTAAGGGATATGTGGAAGGCCGAAATGCTCACTCTCATTATATTTCTGTTAGGCTGTGCAGCCATAGTGTCAGTTTCTTTTACACTCTCCAAAAATCTTGTCAAACGCATTGCAAGGGCAGACAAAAAAAATGAAGCCATGAACCAGCAGGTGGTGGAAAGCGGCAAACTTGCCACCATTGGCGAACTTGCGGCGGGCATTGCCCATGAAATCAACAACCCTGTGGCCATCATGGTGGAAGAGGCCGGCTGGATGAACGATCTTCTTGAAGAGGAGACCGGGATGATCCCCGACAATAAGATTGAGTTTCACCGGGCCATTGAACAGATCACAACCCAGGGTCGGCGCTGCAAGGACATTACCCACAAACTGTTGAGTTTTGCCCGGAAAAGTGACGCCACAGTGGCTGATATCGACATTAATGACACCATCCGGGAAATCGTTGAACTCACCGCCCAGATGGCCCGGTATAACAATGTCACCATCTCCACCCGGCTTGATCCGGACCTGCCCTTTATCCGGTTTTCCCCTTCCGAATTGCAACAAGTCATCTTGAACCTGACCAACAACGCCATTGATGCCATGGGCAAAGACGGCGGCAATGTTGAGATTGCAACGGGCCTTAACATCCAAGACGACAATATGATCGAAATTAAGGTGAATGATAGCGGACCAGGCATTCCCGCCCAATACCTGGACCGGATATTTGATCCTTTTTTCACCACCAAGGCCGTGGGAAAAGGCACAGGATTAGGGCTGTCCATCTGTTACGGCATTATTCAAAAAATGGGCGGCACAATTGAAGTAGAAAGCCGTATTGGCCAAGGTACCTGTTTTTTAATCCGGTTGCCCTTAGATGTCCAAAAGACAGCCAATTCGTCAACAAGCGATACAAAACACACGCATAAGCTGACCGAGCCTATCAATGCGTAGGCTCACCCTCATAACAAC is a genomic window of uncultured Desulfobacter sp. containing:
- a CDS encoding universal stress protein, producing MTDIKTIMACIDLSDYSPMTLGYALDLAEQGDLKVTICSIVPLRDVNPAFMAGMMYPCREDTKEYLDALKKNRIDQINKLIMERFAKFSNETDIRITTGYPADGIIEMVDKIGPDLVVMANKGRSNLSRFMFGSTAEYVFRHTPTPLLSVRDKHIFKRSYSGKAAPEATKIRTVMAAVDFSPWSPAILAHAGWLAKITGAKLHAYNCISAKEISWVKSHYIPENTFDLEEFLPKEKQRRHDLMADQIKAAGLSDIDGLNISIDLGVPYEQILSASQEMGADVLVLGPRGRSRSARFTLGSTIEKIFRHSPVPVLRLGPDIIH
- a CDS encoding universal stress protein; translation: MSDEKKILVTIDGSKRSKRTIDYICSFKPFRDRKITLFNITTPVPEAYYDLTRDAFSNISVSQVKAWEMGQKTIITEFLKEARQKMIAAGYKADNIDIKLVDQSKGVARGILEEIKNNEYQSLVIRRKGRDNSILSVAMGGVAAKLVEKADFIPLIIAGTREIRHYQCVAVDGSPGGMRAVRYTADMMANTNCRILLCSIMRTTVTDSATQGKDPFADLALWAHDKLNSALFEAKEILTQAGIPEDRIETRIVQGAQSRAGALLDTARATQCDTIVMGRRGMSDVESFDMGRIPRKIIYASRKFTIWLIP
- a CDS encoding GNAT family N-acetyltransferase — its product is MGTQNLSRIFNPGAIAVIGSGDEQHRVGQTLIRNLIDGGFKGAVTPVNPDHAKTLNMPGAKHISDIEGIVDLAVVTTPIDQVPQIIEACAHKGVAGAVIISGGGRETGEKGARMEQQIKDAAGQSDMRIIGPNCMGIAHPPLNLNASHMPGSPAKGRVAFLSQSGSVCASVMDLAEKEHIGFSHIVNLGSMLDVDFADMIDYLGEQRGVDSIIMYMENITRIRNFMSAARAVSRIKPIICLKSGRSAAGAWAASFHTGALAGKDAVYDIAFERAGILRVNTFEQLFDFTRILARQQRPTGRRLAIVTNAGGPGVMAVDALSSFGFEPAVLSIQTIETLESTLEKPWSNTNPVDVQADASCTQIARAVNITALAPEVDGVLMIHSPVDHFAPADLAQIIADQISSLPSPVFTAWLGGTSMDSARHILNEKEGLTYDTPEKAVQAFAGLYRHSRNIDMLNEIPVRRDIKLKINHDQAGSIIETHLKNEQFLLNGSEAQTVLKAYGIPVSQTEPAGDNVPAPDYELYVGAELDAQFGPVIKFGIGGAMSQIYQDTAVTLPPLNSILAARTINATKIAKALKGLLGFKAVDQALVETLLIRVSRLVTDFPQICELEINPVAVTDGQLMGLNAIIHLAPPPAAAPDHLIISPYPAWQEQLYTTQESEQVLIRPVKPEDAGAMLAFFEHLSTQTIYLRFFTPLKQLSKRMLIQLTQIDYDREVALVAWFPAHNGEKIIGTARIIFTANGTEGEFAIMLADSWQGKGIGAALLKSCLAFSKRYGLKRVFGVVLRENRQMLRLADKLGFKKVGTPASSEIELIIDIEKLDLYML
- the msrB gene encoding peptide-methionine (R)-S-oxide reductase MsrB — its product is MNQLNTATFAGGCFWCIASAFDNIKGIEQVVSGYMGGDVDNPSYELVCTGQTGHAEVVQVRFDPKIITYQDLLKIFFSRIDPTDEGGSFLDRGSQYRSAVFYHNEEQKQLALAVIQQIDKSKMFDKAVVTQVQEAVEFFPAEEYHQDYHKKNAIQYKYYSLGSGRQSFVNRVWNGKNLKVFNRISLEKSPTGPQTGQKKLTAPIPDNETLKKQLSPIQYKVTRENATEPPFTNEFWDNDQEGIYVDVISGTPLFSSTDKFDSGCGWPSFTQPIQEEQIIEKEDTLLFVERTEVRSKTTDAHLGHVFDDGPGPNGLRYCINSAALKFIPRQELKQHGYEDLEKLFLKGAIPQ